GCGACATCTTCGAGCCCGCGTCCGGGCGCGTGGCCGGGACCGTCGACTTCGCCGGGGACCGTGAGGTCGGCGCCGCCGTGGCCGCCGCGAAGGCGGCGTTCCCCGGCTGGCGTGACGCCTCGCTCTCGCAGCGCGCGAAGGTGCTGTTCCGCTTCCGCGAGCTGGTGGACGCGCACAGCGGGGAGCTGGCCCGGCTCATCTCGTCCGAGCACGGCAAGGTGGTCGCGGACGCGGCCGGCGAGGTGGCCCGCGGGCTGGAGGTCGCCGAGTTCGCCTGCGGCATCCCGCACCTGCTCAAGGGCGGGTTCTCCGAGAACGTCTCCTCGCGCGTGGACGCCTACTCGATCCTCCAGCCGGTCGGCGTGGCCGCGGGGATCACCCCGTTCAACTTCCCGGCGATGGTGCCGATGTGGATGTTCCCGGTCGCGATCGCGTGCGGGAACACGTTCGTGCTCAAGCCGTCCGAGAAGGACCCGTCGGCGTCGGTCCGGCTCGCCGAGCTGTGGGCCGAGGCGGGGCTTCCGGACGGCGTCTTCAACGTCCTGCACGGAGACGGGGCGGCGGTGGACGGCCTGCTGCGCCACCCGGACGTCAGAGCGGTCAGCTTCGTCGGCTCCACCCCGATCGCGCGCCACATCTACGCGACGGCGGCGGCTGGCGGCAAGCGGGTGCAGGCGCTCGGCGGAGCCAAGAACCACATGCTGGTGCTGCCGGACGCCGACCTCGACCTCGCGGCGGACGCCGCCGTGTCGGCCGGCTTCGGGTCGGCGGGGGAGCGGTGCATGGCGATCTCCGTCGTCGTCGCCGTGGACCCGGTCGGGGACGAGCTGACGGCCAAGATCAAGGAGCGCGTCGCCGGGCTGAGGGT
The sequence above is a segment of the Actinomadura coerulea genome. Coding sequences within it:
- a CDS encoding CoA-acylating methylmalonate-semialdehyde dehydrogenase, producing MSRHVTHWIGGKPYGGASDRRGDIFEPASGRVAGTVDFAGDREVGAAVAAAKAAFPGWRDASLSQRAKVLFRFRELVDAHSGELARLISSEHGKVVADAAGEVARGLEVAEFACGIPHLLKGGFSENVSSRVDAYSILQPVGVAAGITPFNFPAMVPMWMFPVAIACGNTFVLKPSEKDPSASVRLAELWAEAGLPDGVFNVLHGDGAAVDGLLRHPDVRAVSFVGSTPIARHIYATAAAGGKRVQALGGAKNHMLVLPDADLDLAADAAVSAGFGSAGERCMAISVVVAVDPVGDELTAKIKERVAGLRVGPGDHPESQMGPLVTRAHRDRVASYLDGAVAQGATLAVDGRDPDVLGGAGGGFWLGPAVLDHVTPEMDAYQDEIFGPVLSVVRAGSYEAAMELISANPYGNGTAIFTNDGGAARRFQNEVEVGMVGVNVPIPVPMAYYSFGGWKDSLFGDSHAHGMEGVHFYTRTKAVTARWLDPSHGGVNLGFPTSG